A segment of the Geoalkalibacter sp. genome:
CGTCTTTGGTGCGACAATGCGCTCATTCATGAATTGACGGGTTTTGCGCCCGCCCACACGCTGCGCGAGGGCCTCGCCAAGACCATTGACTGGTTTTTGCGCCCTGAGAATCTCTCTCGCTACAAGAGCCATCTCTACAATGTTTGAACCCATCCTGGAGTGCATTCGGCAAAGGTTTGCCAAGGCGGGTCCCATCGCCCTGCACGAGCCCTGTTTCGCGGGCGAGGAAAAGGCGTATGTTCTGGACTGCATCGACTCCACCTTCGTGTCCAGTGTTGGCCGCTATGTCGACGAGTTTGAACGACGGGTGGCCGATTTCACGGGCAGCCGCCATGCCGTCGCCGTCGTCAACGGCACTCAGGCTTTGTTCATCGCCCTGCGTTTGATCGGCGCGCGGGAAGGTGCCGAGGTGATCACCCAATCCCTGACCTTCGTCGCCACCGCCAATGCCATATTCCACACCGGCGCACGGCCGGTGTTCGTCGATGTCGATCAGGATACCCTCGGCATGTCGCCCCAGGCCCTTGCTTCCTTTCTTGAGGACTCCGCGGAGCGCAGGGGCGGGCAAACTTTCAACCGAAGGACCGGATTGCCGATCGTCGGCTGCGTGCCCATGCACACCCTTGGGCATCCCTGTCGCGTCGATGAGATCCAGGCGATTTGCACCGACTACGACATTGCCGTTGTCGAGGATGCCGCGGAAAGTCTCGGCAGTTATTACAAAGATCAGCACACCGGGACTTTCGGTCGCCTGGGCGTCTTCAGCTTCAACGGCAACAAGATCGTCACCACGGGCGGCGGCGGCATGCTGGTGACCGATGATCCGCACCTGGCCCGGCGCGCCAAGCATCTCACGACCACCGCCAAAATCGCCCATCGCTGGGAGTTCGTTCATGACGAATGCGGCTTCAATTTCCGCCTGCCCAATCTCAACGCCGCCCTGGGCGTGGCGCAGATGGAGCAATTGAGTGCCTTTGTCGCCGGCAAGCGGCGGCTGGCCGAGGAATACCGTGTGGACTTCGCCGGGCTGGGGGTGCCGTTTTTCACCGAACCGGTGGGTGCGAAGTCAAACTATTGGCTCAACGCCCTGCTCTTGCGTGATGAAAACGAACGGGATGCCTTTTTGCGATACAGCAACGACCGGCAAATCATGACCCGGCCCTTGTGGCGGCCGATGCACCAGCTTGCCATGTACCAGGATTGTCAACGCGGCCCTCTCCCCAACACCGAGCATCTTTATGCGCGCTTGGTGAATATCCCCAGCAGCGTGCGGCCATGAAGCAAGCGGAGATCATTCTGGTGGGCGGCGGCGGCCACTGTCATTCCTGCATCGATGTCATCGAGCAGCAGGGGCGCTACCGCATCGCGGGCATTGTCGATCTGCCGGAAAGGGTGGGGCAGGAGGTGCTGGGATACCCGGTCATCGGCACCGACGACGATCTCCCCCGGCTTGCCGAAGAGTACCGATATTTCCTGATCACCCTCGGCCAGATCAAAAGTCCGGCGCGGCGCATGGCACTTTTTCATCGGCTCAAGGGGCTGGGGGTGCAGCTGCCGACCATCGTTTCGTCCCGCGCCTACGTGTCGCACCACGCCCGGGTGGGAGAAGGCACCATCATCATGCATGGCGCCCTGGTCAATGCCGGAGCGCGGGTCGGGAGCAACTGCATCATCAACACCTTCTGCCTTTTGGAGCACGATGCAAGCGTCGGGGATCACTGCCACATCTCCACCGCCTCGGTCATTAACGGTGGTACGGCGGTTGCAGAAGGAACCTTTGTCGGCAGCAACACCGTCACGCGCGAAGGAATCCGCATCGGCGCCAACTGCATCGTCGGCGGCGGGGTGGTTGTTTTGCAGAGCGTCCCTAACGGAACCATCTACACGGGAAAGAAATGAACTCACGGGTATTCATCATCGCCGAAGCGGGCGTGAACCACAACGGCAGCATGGATCTGGCCAGAAAGCTGGTGGATGCCGCCGCCGAGGCCGGAGCCGATGCCGTCAAGTTCCAGACTTTTCGCACCGAGAGCCTGGTGCGCCGCAATGCTCCCAAGGCCGAGTACCAGAAAGCGACCACGGCGGCGGGCGAATCGCAGTTCGAGATGATCCGCAAGCTGGAATTGGACGCGGACGCCCATCGCGAACTCATGGCGCATTGCCGCCTGCGCGGCATTCTATTTCTGTCCTCGCCCTTTGATCTGGAGAGCATCGAACTACTGGATGCTCTCGAGCTGTCGATCTTCAAGATCCCCTCGGGGGAAATCACCAATCTCCCCTACCTGCGCCGCATTGGCCGCTTGGGCAAGCCCATCATCCTTTCGACGGGCATGGCCGATCTGGGCGAAGTCGGTGCGGCACTTGAAGTGCTGATCGCCGCCGGTGCAAAAAAAGAAAAAATCACCCTGCTGCATTGCAACACGGAATATCCCACGCCCATGGAGGACGTGAACCTGCGTGCCATGACGACCCTTGGGACGACTTTCGCAACGCAGGTCGGCTACTCGGACCACACCCTGGGAATCGAAATCCCCATCGCGGCGGTCGCCTTGGGCGCCACCGTCATCGAGAAGCATTTCACCCTCGACCGCACCTTGGAAGGCCCCGACCACAAGGCTTCGCTGGAACCCGGGGAACTGGCCGCGATGGTGAAAGCGATCCGCAACGTCAGTACGGCCCTGGGCAGCGGCATCAAGGCCCCTTCAGCTTCGGAACGGCGCAATATTCCCATTGCCCGAAAAAGTATTGTGGCTGCCCGCGCCATTCGCAGGGGCGAGCTTTTCAGCGAAGAGAACCTCGCGACCAAGCGTCCCGCGCAGGGTTTGAGCCCCATGCTTTGGGATGAAGTACTGGGTCGCCCGGCCAACAAGGATTTTGCTCCCGACGAACCGATCATCCTGCCATGAGAAGGGTTTGCGTATTTACCGGAAGCCGTGCCGAATATGGGCTGCTCAAGCCTTTGCTGGAGCGGTTTCGCGACGATCCGGACATCGAACTGCAAACCCTTGTCAGCGGCATGCATCTCTCCCCCGAGTTCGGCCTGACCTATCGTGAGATTGAACGCGACGGGTTCCCCCTCAGCGAAACCATCGACATGCTGCTCAGCTCGGACACGCCGGCGGGATTGGGCAAATCGACAGGGCTCGGCCTGATTGGGTTTTCCGATGCTCTGGCGCGGCTGAAACCGGATGTGCTGGTGATTCTGGGCGATCGCTTCGAGGCGCTGGCGGCGGCGACCGCCGCCGTCTTTCATCGCATTCCCGTCGCGCATCTGCATGGGGGCGAAAGCACCCAGGGGGCCATGGACGAAGCCTTTCGACATGCGATTACCAAAATGAGTCATTTGCACTTTGCGTCAACCGAAGAATACCGGCGCCGAATCATCCAACTCGGTGAACATCCAAGTCGGGTTTTCAACGTCGGGGCCATAGGTCTGGATGTGATGGAAGAGCTTGATTTTCTCTCAAAGGCAGAGCTGGAGACTGATCTGGGTTTTGAATTGGGCGATCGCAACCTGTTGATCACCTTTCATCCCGTGACCCTGGAAAACCAATCGGCGGAACAGCAGTTCAGGGAACTTTTGCTGGCCGTCGACCAACTCACTTCCGCCAAGGCTATTTTCACCAAGGCCAATGCCGACACCGACGGCCGGGTGATCAATCAGTTGATTGACCGCTATGTCGCCGAAAACCCGGAGCGAGCCACCGCTGCAACCTCCTTGGGGCAATTGCGCTATCTCAGTGCGCTGCGTCTGGTCGATGCCGTGGTCGGCAACAGCAGCAGCGGCATTATCGAGGCGCCCTCCCTCGGCGTCCCAACGGTCAACATCGGGGACCGGCAAAAGGGTCGCACCCGAGCCGCCAGTGTCATTGATTGCGCCCCGGTCGCTGCGGATATCCTGGCGGCCTGCCGCCTTGCCTTTACAAAAGAGCTAAAGAAAATCGCACGGACAGCCGAAAACCCCTACAGACAGAAGAATACCGCCGGGCGGATCGCCAAAATCATCGGTTCGGCCGAATTTGCCGATCTGAAGAAAGCTTTTTTCGATCTGCCGCAGGATTGTTTCAGGGGGCTGTGATGAGAAGCGCGAAAAAACTTTCCGTTCGTCCCGATGCCACCATCCGCCAGGTGCTTGAAATCATCGACGCGGGGAACATGCAGATCGCCCTGGTGGTGGAGGACAATCTGCTTCTGGGGACGATCACGGATGGCGACATCCGCCGCGGGTTTCTCAAGGGCAAGGGTCTGGACGATTCCATCGCCGGTTTATACAACCCGAACCCCGTCAAGGGCTATCTAAGCCAGCCAAGGGAAGACCTGGTCCAGTTGGCGCTGGCGCGCGGCGTCAAGCAGTTGCCGATGGTCGATGACGAGGGCAAGCTCGTCGGCATCGAGATTATCGACGACTATCTGCGCGTGTCGGAAAAGCCCAACACCGTCGTGCTGATGGCCGGCGGCCTCGGCACCCGCCTGCGGCCGCTGACGGTCGATACCCCCAAGCCCATGCTCACGGTTGGGTCGAAGCCGATTCTCGAGACGATCATCGAGAGCTTTTCCCGCTATGGATTCCGTAATTTTTATCTAAGCGTCAACTACAAGGCCGAAAAGATCCGCGATTACTTCGGCGACGGGCGCAAGCAAGGGGTGCGCATCGGTTACCTGAATGAAAAAAACCGCCTCGGCACCGCCGGTGCCCTGGGGATGCTTCCCAAGGGCATGGATGCACCGATCATCGTCATGAACGGCGATCTGCTGACCAACGTCAACTTTGAGCATCTCCTCAACTACCATGTGCTCACCGGGGCCGACGCGACCATGTGCGTGCGGGAATACGAATTTCAGGTTCCCTATGGCGTTGTGCATACCGAAGGCGCCACCATCCAGTCGATCGTTGAAAAACCAACGCACCAATATTATGTCAATGCGGGGATTTATGTGCTGAATCCATCGGTCCTTGACATTATCCCGTCGGGTGAATTTTTCGACATGCCTCAATTGTTTCAGACGCTGATTCAGACGAAACAAAAGATCTGCTCGTTCCCGATTCGTGAATACTGGATGGATATCGGCCAGCCCCGCGATTTTGAACAGGCCAACAGCGATTACGAAGAGGTCTTTCATGTATGAGGGGCGACGGATTCTTGCCGTCATCCCGGCGCGGGGCGGCAGCAAGGGGCTGCCCGGTAAAAACATTCGGGAGCTCGCCGGCAAACCCCTCATCGCCTGGAGTATCGAGGCGGGGCGACAGTCGCGCCATGTGGATCAACTGACCGTCTCCACCGACAGCCCCGAAGTTGCTCGGGTTGCCAGGGAATGGGGCGGCGATGTGCCCTTCATGCGTCCGGCCGAGCTGGCGACGGACGAGGCGAAGGGGATCGATGCGATCCTCCACGCCGTCCAATGGCATCGGGATCGTGGAGAGAACTTCGATCTCGTCCTCGTGCTCCAGCCGACTTCCCCCCTGCGGACGGCCGCGGACATCGACCTGGCCGTCGAGCTCTTTTTCGCAAAGGATGCCGGCGCCGTTGTCTCGGTCTGCCCGACGGACCATCATCCCTGGTGGTCCAACACCCTGCCCGTGGACGGCAGCATGAAGGATTTTCTGCGACCGGAATTAAAGAACGCCAACCGCCAGTCGCTGCCGGCCTTTTACCGCCTCAACGGCGCCATCTATCTGGCCGACATCAGATTTCTCGAAAAAAAACGCTCTTTCATCACCGATGGGGCCTTTGCCTATCCCATGGCACTCGAAAGCTCCGTCGATATCGATACCCTGCTTGATTTCCGGCTGGCCGAAATTTTGTTGGCCGAGCGAGCGAAACATCATCCGAAATAAAAGCCGAGATCGCTCTTCGCGCCCTCAAGCACAGGGCCTATCCGGCGTCCCAAGTTGCGTAGATTTTTCTAAAGATTCGCTTGCGAGGTGCCGATAAGAGGATCGCAAGCGGCAAAATCGCGGAG
Coding sequences within it:
- a CDS encoding acylneuraminate cytidylyltransferase family protein, whose protein sequence is MYEGRRILAVIPARGGSKGLPGKNIRELAGKPLIAWSIEAGRQSRHVDQLTVSTDSPEVARVAREWGGDVPFMRPAELATDEAKGIDAILHAVQWHRDRGENFDLVLVLQPTSPLRTAADIDLAVELFFAKDAGAVVSVCPTDHHPWWSNTLPVDGSMKDFLRPELKNANRQSLPAFYRLNGAIYLADIRFLEKKRSFITDGAFAYPMALESSVDIDTLLDFRLAEILLAERAKHHPK
- a CDS encoding acetyltransferase — its product is MKQAEIILVGGGGHCHSCIDVIEQQGRYRIAGIVDLPERVGQEVLGYPVIGTDDDLPRLAEEYRYFLITLGQIKSPARRMALFHRLKGLGVQLPTIVSSRAYVSHHARVGEGTIIMHGALVNAGARVGSNCIINTFCLLEHDASVGDHCHISTASVINGGTAVAEGTFVGSNTVTREGIRIGANCIVGGGVVVLQSVPNGTIYTGKK
- a CDS encoding nucleotidyltransferase family protein produces the protein MRSAKKLSVRPDATIRQVLEIIDAGNMQIALVVEDNLLLGTITDGDIRRGFLKGKGLDDSIAGLYNPNPVKGYLSQPREDLVQLALARGVKQLPMVDDEGKLVGIEIIDDYLRVSEKPNTVVLMAGGLGTRLRPLTVDTPKPMLTVGSKPILETIIESFSRYGFRNFYLSVNYKAEKIRDYFGDGRKQGVRIGYLNEKNRLGTAGALGMLPKGMDAPIIVMNGDLLTNVNFEHLLNYHVLTGADATMCVREYEFQVPYGVVHTEGATIQSIVEKPTHQYYVNAGIYVLNPSVLDIIPSGEFFDMPQLFQTLIQTKQKICSFPIREYWMDIGQPRDFEQANSDYEEVFHV
- the neuC gene encoding UDP-N-acetylglucosamine 2-epimerase encodes the protein MRRVCVFTGSRAEYGLLKPLLERFRDDPDIELQTLVSGMHLSPEFGLTYREIERDGFPLSETIDMLLSSDTPAGLGKSTGLGLIGFSDALARLKPDVLVILGDRFEALAAATAAVFHRIPVAHLHGGESTQGAMDEAFRHAITKMSHLHFASTEEYRRRIIQLGEHPSRVFNVGAIGLDVMEELDFLSKAELETDLGFELGDRNLLITFHPVTLENQSAEQQFRELLLAVDQLTSAKAIFTKANADTDGRVINQLIDRYVAENPERATAATSLGQLRYLSALRLVDAVVGNSSSGIIEAPSLGVPTVNIGDRQKGRTRAASVIDCAPVAADILAACRLAFTKELKKIARTAENPYRQKNTAGRIAKIIGSAEFADLKKAFFDLPQDCFRGL
- the neuB gene encoding N-acetylneuraminate synthase, with translation MNSRVFIIAEAGVNHNGSMDLARKLVDAAAEAGADAVKFQTFRTESLVRRNAPKAEYQKATTAAGESQFEMIRKLELDADAHRELMAHCRLRGILFLSSPFDLESIELLDALELSIFKIPSGEITNLPYLRRIGRLGKPIILSTGMADLGEVGAALEVLIAAGAKKEKITLLHCNTEYPTPMEDVNLRAMTTLGTTFATQVGYSDHTLGIEIPIAAVALGATVIEKHFTLDRTLEGPDHKASLEPGELAAMVKAIRNVSTALGSGIKAPSASERRNIPIARKSIVAARAIRRGELFSEENLATKRPAQGLSPMLWDEVLGRPANKDFAPDEPIILP
- a CDS encoding LegC family aminotransferase, with translation MFEPILECIRQRFAKAGPIALHEPCFAGEEKAYVLDCIDSTFVSSVGRYVDEFERRVADFTGSRHAVAVVNGTQALFIALRLIGAREGAEVITQSLTFVATANAIFHTGARPVFVDVDQDTLGMSPQALASFLEDSAERRGGQTFNRRTGLPIVGCVPMHTLGHPCRVDEIQAICTDYDIAVVEDAAESLGSYYKDQHTGTFGRLGVFSFNGNKIVTTGGGGMLVTDDPHLARRAKHLTTTAKIAHRWEFVHDECGFNFRLPNLNAALGVAQMEQLSAFVAGKRRLAEEYRVDFAGLGVPFFTEPVGAKSNYWLNALLLRDENERDAFLRYSNDRQIMTRPLWRPMHQLAMYQDCQRGPLPNTEHLYARLVNIPSSVRP